From a single Asticcacaulis sp. MM231 genomic region:
- the hemC gene encoding hydroxymethylbilane synthase, which translates to MSKLKIGTRGSKLALTQCGWVQRQIVAAMGDDPARADEVAPLVIISTAGDRIQDRRLIEAGGKQLFTKEIEDALLRGDIDLAVHSLKDMPAAEIPGLSLGAIPVREDPRDAFLSPKYASLADLPHGAKLGTASLRRQAQALNQRPDLDIVMVRGNVDTRLKKLEDGLCDALLLASAGLNRLGLSHHIKSYIDADLYASAPGQGALAIQCRTEDLDKPWLLALHHEETYLRIHAERGALEALEASCRTAVGAYATISGDEMHLFVEALSADGKTRWQRRDTLKHPTSQTARDLGLRLGEEIKAEAGPDLIQIGG; encoded by the coding sequence ATGAGCAAACTGAAAATAGGTACACGCGGATCAAAACTGGCCCTGACCCAGTGCGGTTGGGTGCAAAGACAGATCGTCGCCGCGATGGGCGATGACCCGGCAAGAGCCGATGAGGTCGCCCCGCTGGTCATCATTTCCACCGCCGGAGACCGCATCCAGGATCGCCGCCTGATAGAAGCCGGCGGCAAGCAACTCTTCACCAAGGAGATCGAGGACGCCCTTTTGCGCGGCGACATCGATCTGGCCGTGCACTCGCTGAAGGATATGCCGGCGGCCGAGATTCCCGGCCTGTCGCTGGGCGCCATCCCCGTGCGCGAAGACCCGCGCGACGCCTTCCTGAGCCCCAAATATGCCAGTCTCGCCGACCTGCCGCACGGCGCGAAGCTCGGCACGGCCAGTCTGCGCCGACAGGCGCAAGCGCTGAACCAGCGCCCCGATCTTGACATCGTCATGGTGCGCGGCAATGTCGATACGCGCCTGAAAAAGCTCGAAGACGGCCTGTGCGACGCCCTGTTGCTGGCGTCTGCCGGTCTGAACCGGCTCGGTTTGTCGCACCACATCAAGTCCTATATCGACGCCGATCTTTACGCCTCAGCCCCCGGCCAGGGCGCGCTGGCCATCCAGTGCCGCACCGAAGATCTGGACAAGCCGTGGCTGCTGGCCCTGCACCACGAAGAGACCTACCTGCGTATTCACGCCGAGCGCGGCGCACTGGAAGCGCTCGAAGCCTCGTGCCGCACGGCGGTCGGGGCCTATGCCACGATCAGCGGCGACGAGATGCACCTGTTCGTCGAGGCCCTCAGTGCCGATGGCAAGACACGCTGGCAAAGGCGCGACACCCTGAAACACCCGACCAGCCAGACCGCACGTGACCTGGGCCTGCGCCTCGGCGAAGAGATCAAGGCCGAAGCTGGCCCCGACCTCATTCAGATTGGCGGCTGA